A DNA window from Clavibacter sepedonicus contains the following coding sequences:
- a CDS encoding GNAT family N-acetyltransferase has product MSIPDPAVTPAVPSFRVAVPADADAVAALAARTFALACPPTTTAEAIAEHIRTVLSPARFRAHLADPAHRVVLAEVGGEMVGYTMVVAAPPADADVAGVLRLRPEVELSKVYVEAGSHGVGVARPLMAETLRVARELAGERGLDGEAGIWLGVNEHNSRAIRFYERSGFRIVGTRSFRLSDAVETDHVMEQALAATAGE; this is encoded by the coding sequence GTGAGCATCCCGGATCCCGCCGTCACTCCTGCCGTCCCGTCCTTCCGCGTGGCCGTTCCCGCCGACGCCGACGCGGTCGCCGCCCTCGCCGCCCGCACGTTCGCGCTCGCGTGCCCGCCGACGACCACGGCGGAGGCGATCGCGGAGCACATCCGCACCGTGCTCTCGCCCGCGCGCTTCCGGGCGCACCTGGCGGATCCGGCGCACCGGGTGGTGCTCGCCGAGGTCGGCGGGGAGATGGTCGGGTACACGATGGTCGTCGCCGCCCCGCCCGCCGACGCCGACGTGGCCGGCGTGCTGCGGCTGCGGCCGGAGGTCGAGCTGAGCAAGGTGTACGTCGAGGCGGGGTCGCACGGGGTCGGCGTCGCGCGGCCGCTCATGGCGGAGACGCTGCGCGTCGCGCGCGAGCTCGCGGGGGAGCGGGGGCTCGACGGCGAGGCCGGGATCTGGCTGGGCGTGAACGAGCACAACTCGCGTGCCATCCGGTTCTACGAGCGCAGCGGGTTCCGCATCGTGGGGACGCGGTCGTTCCGACTGTCGGATGCGGTCGAGACGGACCATGTGATGGAGCAGGCGCTGGCCGCGACCGCCGGAGAGTAG
- a CDS encoding NADP-dependent oxidoreductase, translating to MRAVVVAETGGPDVLHLADVPVPHRLDSEVLVKVVAAGVNPIDLRLRAGESGGPTLGALPAVLGRDFSGVVVESPYEDHALHPGDEVFGLAMVPRMPGSYAPYIAVPSVSLARKPARLSHVEAAATPVSALTAWGMVVDIGRAHEGQVVLIHAGAGGVGHFAVQFARHFGARVVATGSPRNVDWLAELGADEVIDRTQVRFEDVLEDVDVVIDLVGNCTDDTGTRSLQVLRRDGLLVSAPVRGWPTLVQDAAAVGVRATHYEVAPDGQKLAVISRLLESGDIKVYVDEVFDLEDAAEAHRHMESGHARGKVVLNVSRG from the coding sequence ATGCGCGCCGTCGTCGTCGCGGAGACCGGCGGACCCGACGTGCTGCACCTCGCGGACGTACCGGTGCCGCACCGCCTCGACTCGGAGGTGCTGGTGAAGGTCGTCGCCGCGGGCGTGAACCCCATCGACCTGCGGCTGCGGGCGGGCGAGTCCGGCGGGCCGACCCTCGGCGCGCTCCCGGCGGTGCTCGGCCGCGACTTCAGCGGCGTCGTCGTCGAGTCGCCCTACGAGGACCACGCGCTGCATCCGGGCGACGAGGTGTTCGGCCTCGCGATGGTGCCGCGGATGCCCGGCAGCTACGCCCCCTACATCGCCGTCCCGAGCGTGAGCCTCGCCCGCAAGCCCGCGCGCCTCTCGCACGTCGAGGCGGCGGCGACGCCCGTGAGCGCCCTCACCGCGTGGGGCATGGTCGTCGACATCGGCCGGGCGCACGAGGGACAGGTCGTCCTGATCCACGCGGGAGCCGGGGGCGTCGGCCACTTCGCGGTGCAGTTCGCGCGCCACTTCGGGGCACGGGTCGTCGCGACGGGCTCGCCCCGCAACGTCGACTGGCTGGCGGAGCTCGGCGCCGACGAGGTCATCGACCGCACGCAGGTGCGCTTCGAGGACGTGCTCGAGGACGTGGACGTGGTGATCGACCTGGTCGGCAACTGCACGGACGACACCGGCACCCGCTCGCTGCAGGTCCTCCGCCGTGACGGCCTCCTGGTCAGCGCGCCGGTCCGCGGCTGGCCGACCCTCGTGCAGGACGCCGCCGCCGTGGGCGTGCGCGCCACCCACTACGAGGTCGCGCCCGACGGGCAGAAGCTCGCGGTGATCTCGCGGCTGCTGGAGTCCGGGGACATCAAGGTCTACGTCGACGAGGTCTTCGACCTGGAGGACGCCGCCGAGGCGCACCGCCACATGGAGAGCGGGCACGCACGCGGCAAGGTCGTCCTCAACGTGTCGCGGGGCTGA
- a CDS encoding IS481-like element IS1121 family transposase: protein MSHGNARLTVHGRVLLVRRVVEDRRPVAHVARELGVSRQCAHRWVNRFRAEGLRGLTDRSSRPRSVPRRTSPERERAVLEARAQLRAGPARLAPVTGVPSRTISRILRRHGAPPLAWLDPVTGAVIRASRSTAHRYEHEHPGDLIHVDVKKLGRIPDGGGWRVHGRSEQVRGRGIGFDYVHAAVDDHTRLAYAEIHPDEKGATAAGFLTRAAAYFAGHGITRIERVITDNAFAYRHSTVFKNAVQDLGARQKFIRPHCPWQNGKVERFNRTLATEWAYRQPFTGNQHRADALDPFIEHYNTERIHSSHGLTPAARVSPTS from the coding sequence ATGTCCCACGGTAATGCTCGTCTGACGGTTCACGGGAGGGTTCTCCTCGTGCGGCGGGTGGTGGAGGATCGTCGGCCGGTCGCGCACGTCGCGCGGGAGCTGGGGGTGTCGCGGCAGTGCGCGCATCGATGGGTGAACCGGTTCCGTGCCGAGGGGCTGCGAGGGCTGACGGATCGGTCATCGCGGCCCCGGTCAGTACCGAGGCGAACGAGCCCGGAGCGGGAACGGGCCGTGCTGGAAGCGCGGGCCCAGTTGCGGGCGGGTCCTGCGCGGCTGGCGCCGGTGACAGGTGTTCCATCCCGTACGATCTCCCGCATCCTGCGCCGGCACGGGGCGCCGCCGTTGGCATGGTTGGACCCCGTCACCGGGGCCGTGATCCGGGCATCCCGGTCAACGGCGCACCGGTATGAGCACGAGCATCCGGGTGATCTGATCCACGTGGACGTGAAGAAGCTCGGGAGGATCCCGGACGGAGGCGGCTGGCGGGTCCACGGGCGCAGCGAGCAGGTCCGCGGCCGCGGGATCGGGTTCGATTACGTCCATGCCGCGGTCGATGACCACACCCGTCTCGCCTACGCGGAGATCCATCCCGATGAGAAAGGCGCGACCGCGGCCGGGTTCCTGACCCGCGCAGCGGCGTACTTCGCCGGGCATGGGATCACCCGGATCGAGCGGGTCATCACGGACAACGCGTTCGCCTACCGGCACTCGACCGTGTTCAAGAACGCCGTCCAGGACCTGGGCGCGCGGCAGAAGTTCATCCGCCCGCACTGCCCCTGGCAGAACGGCAAGGTCGAGCGCTTCAACCGGACCCTCGCGACCGAGTGGGCCTACCGGCAACCCTTCACCGGCAACCAACACCGGGCCGACGCGCTTGACCCCTTCATCGAGCACTACAACACTGAACGAATCCACTCAAGCCACGGGCTCACGCCCGCGGCCCGAGTGTCACCAACGTCATGA
- a CDS encoding Gfo/Idh/MocA family protein, which produces MSAAKLTPATPATTAAPVTPATPATPAAPAPAAAPAASASSGPCVRVIHVGLGGWGGDWARNAVPAVAEIEVAAIVDPSEPTREKVRALIGLPAEAAFASLADALAAVEADAVIVTAPAVTHAPLALEALEAGKHVIVEKPFANSTAEAAAVVRRGEELGLIVQVSQNYRWYPAPRRVRELLAADALGEVATIEIDFRQWDNDEPDDYPHYRFPQPIINDMAIHHFDLIRMVTGREAVRVFARTSRPSFSHYRDPAVASMVIELEGGLIVDYRGSWLHRGPVTPWAGEWRISGEDGELTFTSRGAGLRAFALSILGGPPPETSGRDNLGSLALMEAAGRSAESGLFEDVRDPLA; this is translated from the coding sequence ATGAGCGCCGCGAAGCTGACGCCCGCCACGCCCGCCACGACCGCCGCACCCGTGACCCCGGCCACCCCGGCGACGCCCGCCGCGCCCGCTCCCGCCGCTGCGCCCGCCGCATCCGCCTCCTCCGGCCCCTGCGTCCGAGTGATCCACGTCGGCCTCGGCGGCTGGGGCGGCGACTGGGCACGGAATGCCGTGCCCGCGGTCGCCGAGATCGAGGTGGCCGCGATCGTGGATCCGAGCGAGCCCACCCGCGAGAAGGTGCGCGCGCTCATCGGGCTCCCCGCCGAGGCCGCCTTCGCCTCGCTCGCCGACGCGCTCGCCGCGGTGGAGGCGGATGCCGTCATCGTCACGGCGCCGGCCGTCACGCACGCGCCGCTCGCGCTGGAGGCGCTCGAGGCGGGCAAGCACGTGATCGTCGAGAAGCCGTTCGCGAACTCGACCGCGGAGGCCGCCGCCGTGGTGCGCCGCGGCGAGGAGCTCGGCCTCATCGTGCAGGTCAGCCAGAACTACCGCTGGTACCCAGCGCCGCGCCGCGTGCGCGAGCTGCTCGCGGCCGACGCGCTCGGCGAGGTCGCGACCATCGAGATCGACTTCCGCCAGTGGGACAACGACGAGCCCGACGACTACCCGCACTACCGGTTCCCGCAGCCGATCATCAACGACATGGCGATCCACCACTTCGACCTGATCCGCATGGTCACCGGCCGCGAGGCCGTGCGCGTGTTCGCCCGCACCAGCCGCCCGTCGTTCAGCCACTACCGGGATCCCGCGGTCGCCTCCATGGTCATCGAGCTGGAGGGCGGCCTGATCGTCGACTACCGCGGCAGCTGGCTGCACCGCGGACCCGTCACACCGTGGGCGGGCGAGTGGCGCATCTCCGGCGAGGACGGCGAGCTGACCTTCACGAGCCGCGGCGCGGGCCTGCGCGCCTTCGCCCTCTCGATCCTCGGCGGCCCGCCGCCCGAGACCAGCGGCCGTGACAACCTCGGCAGCCTCGCGCTGATGGAGGCGGCGGGCCGCTCGGCGGAATCGGGGCTCTTCGAGGACGTACGCGACCCGCTCGCCTAG
- a CDS encoding ThuA domain-containing protein has translation MDIVVWNENVHESRGDATVLSHYPDGIHAVVADGLRELLGDDARVSTATLQEDQHGLTEERLAATDVLYWWGHVAHGEVSDEVVARVIRHVHAGMGLVVLHSGHYSKVFTRLMGTTCSLKWRNDGERELVWTIAPQHPIAAGIPHPIVIDRQEMHGEQFDIPRPDEEVFLSTFAGGEVFRSGVAYHRGRGRVFYFSPGDQEYPVYHHPDIRRVLANAARWVAPTDGRAELTADEHPRDWFLAR, from the coding sequence ATGGACATCGTCGTCTGGAACGAGAACGTGCACGAGAGCCGGGGTGACGCGACCGTCCTGTCGCACTACCCGGACGGGATCCACGCCGTGGTCGCCGACGGCCTCCGCGAGCTGCTCGGCGACGACGCGCGCGTGAGCACGGCGACCCTCCAGGAGGATCAGCACGGCCTCACCGAGGAGCGCCTCGCCGCCACCGACGTCCTCTACTGGTGGGGCCACGTGGCGCACGGCGAGGTGTCCGACGAGGTCGTCGCGCGCGTGATCCGCCACGTGCACGCCGGCATGGGCCTCGTCGTCCTGCACTCCGGCCACTACTCGAAGGTCTTCACGCGCCTGATGGGCACGACCTGCTCGCTCAAGTGGCGCAACGACGGCGAGCGCGAGCTGGTGTGGACCATCGCGCCGCAGCACCCGATCGCGGCCGGGATCCCGCACCCGATCGTCATCGACCGGCAGGAGATGCACGGCGAGCAGTTCGACATCCCGCGCCCCGACGAGGAGGTGTTCCTCTCCACCTTCGCGGGCGGCGAGGTCTTCCGCTCCGGTGTCGCCTACCACCGCGGCCGCGGCCGCGTCTTCTACTTCTCGCCCGGCGACCAGGAGTACCCCGTCTACCACCACCCCGACATCCGCCGCGTGCTCGCGAACGCCGCCCGCTGGGTCGCGCCGACGGACGGCCGCGCCGAGCTGACTGCCGACGAGCACCCGCGCGACTGGTTCCTCGCCCGATGA
- a CDS encoding sugar phosphate isomerase/epimerase family protein, producing the protein MSGPTGSAGPTGTTRPTASTRPTDKAVHAWSLDGTLGRPRVPGPDGSGPTTPGGRAAGALDLLDLPAELARRGYRAVQITHFQLPTRDAGYLADLRASLAASGITLDAFLVDDGDLTHPADADLHERWISAQLDDAEALGAHHARVVAGRSAPTPETLAASARRLSRLAAAHPGVAVVTENWREMMPDADAVLALLADAGDVRLLIDLGNWTQPHKHEQLARIAGHAVTCHAKAHRDEAGRLDDVDYARSLRVLQDAGYQGALAMVNESTRPDGSDEWDGLEQEHEVVRRVFG; encoded by the coding sequence ATGAGCGGGCCGACCGGGAGCGCCGGGCCGACCGGCACCACCCGCCCCACCGCGTCCACCCGCCCGACCGACAAGGCCGTGCACGCCTGGTCGCTCGATGGGACGCTCGGGCGGCCGCGGGTCCCCGGCCCCGACGGATCCGGCCCCACCACCCCGGGCGGACGCGCCGCCGGGGCGCTCGACCTCCTCGACCTGCCCGCCGAGCTGGCGCGGCGCGGCTACCGGGCCGTGCAGATCACCCACTTCCAGCTGCCCACGCGGGACGCCGGGTACCTCGCCGACCTGCGGGCGTCGCTCGCCGCGTCGGGGATCACGCTCGACGCGTTCCTCGTCGACGACGGCGACCTCACGCACCCGGCCGACGCCGACCTGCACGAGCGGTGGATCTCCGCGCAGCTCGACGACGCCGAGGCGCTGGGTGCGCACCACGCGCGCGTCGTCGCCGGTCGGAGCGCGCCCACGCCGGAGACGCTCGCGGCGAGCGCAAGGCGGCTGTCGCGACTGGCCGCCGCGCATCCGGGAGTCGCCGTCGTCACCGAGAACTGGCGCGAGATGATGCCCGACGCGGACGCGGTGCTCGCGCTCCTGGCCGACGCCGGCGACGTGCGCCTCCTCATCGACCTCGGCAACTGGACGCAGCCCCACAAGCACGAGCAGCTCGCCCGCATCGCCGGGCACGCGGTCACGTGCCACGCCAAGGCCCACCGGGATGAGGCCGGCCGCCTCGACGACGTCGACTACGCCCGCTCCCTCCGCGTGCTGCAGGACGCGGGCTATCAGGGCGCGCTCGCCATGGTGAACGAGTCGACCCGGCCCGACGGATCCGACGAGTGGGACGGCCTCGAGCAGGAGCACGAGGTGGTGCGGCGGGTGTTCGGCTGA
- a CDS encoding ferritin-like domain-containing protein — protein sequence MTSITQTPTPARPTAATARMATAADWIAHFHANADRHLSPEQLIPSGTPSPLDARTRRAFVRSFQRFALGESGDGVHLLRMATAAGDPAYTHALALLVQEEQKHAALFVRALDHLHAPALPAHWTDAAFTRLRHLIGLRTEISLFLIAETVATGYFHALADHAPDPALRALGQRIADDELDHVRFQIDRLRTGFRDTPAPLRAVIGAAWTVVAAGAATVIVVDHRAALRACGVAPRAYWGRAMRGFGAAARSVLVDPRAPLLGPAGAADAPARA from the coding sequence ATGACCTCGATCACGCAGACACCGACGCCCGCACGGCCCACCGCGGCGACCGCTCGCATGGCGACCGCCGCCGACTGGATCGCCCACTTCCACGCCAACGCCGACCGGCACCTCAGCCCCGAGCAGCTGATCCCGTCCGGCACGCCCTCGCCGCTCGACGCCCGCACCCGCCGCGCCTTCGTCCGCTCGTTCCAGCGGTTCGCGCTCGGCGAGAGCGGCGACGGGGTCCACCTCCTGCGGATGGCGACCGCCGCGGGCGATCCCGCGTACACGCACGCGCTCGCGCTCCTCGTGCAGGAGGAGCAGAAGCACGCGGCGCTGTTCGTGCGCGCGCTCGACCACCTGCACGCGCCCGCGCTGCCCGCGCACTGGACGGACGCGGCGTTCACCCGGCTGCGGCACCTCATCGGGCTGCGGACGGAGATCAGCCTGTTCCTCATCGCGGAGACGGTCGCGACGGGCTACTTCCACGCCCTCGCCGACCACGCCCCGGATCCCGCGCTCCGCGCCCTCGGGCAGCGCATCGCGGACGACGAGCTGGACCACGTCCGCTTCCAGATCGACCGCCTCCGCACCGGCTTCCGCGACACCCCCGCTCCCCTGCGCGCGGTCATCGGCGCCGCGTGGACGGTCGTCGCGGCGGGCGCGGCGACGGTGATCGTCGTCGACCACCGGGCGGCCCTCCGTGCCTGCGGCGTCGCGCCGCGGGCGTACTGGGGCCGGGCGATGCGCGGCTTCGGGGCGGCGGCGCGGTCGGTGCTGGTGGATCCGCGGGCGCCGCTGCTGGGGCCGGCGGGCGCCGCCGACGCGCCCGCACGCGCCTGA
- a CDS encoding GlsB/YeaQ/YmgE family stress response membrane protein, which yields MLGLIISLIVIGLIAGFIARAVVPGRQSMSILMTIVLGIVGSFVGGFLAFLLFQRDAMDGFFQPAGIIGSIIGAIIVLLIYVKVGGRKSVRR from the coding sequence ATGCTCGGACTAATCATCAGCCTCATCGTCATCGGCCTCATCGCCGGCTTCATCGCCCGCGCGGTCGTGCCCGGACGCCAGAGCATGTCGATCCTCATGACCATCGTGCTCGGCATCGTCGGCTCGTTCGTCGGCGGATTCCTCGCGTTCCTGCTGTTCCAGCGCGACGCCATGGACGGCTTCTTCCAGCCCGCCGGCATCATCGGATCCATCATCGGCGCGATCATCGTGCTGCTCATCTACGTGAAGGTCGGCGGCCGCAAGTCCGTTCGCCGCTGA
- a CDS encoding response regulator transcription factor: MPAARTRPVTIALVDDYDVVLKGLAHMFDDYRDRVLVAEIDANAALSDEIDIVLYDSFAQPESDHHEIAELVRNPRARRVVVYTWNFQPELIADARRQGVHGYLSKALPARELVEALERIHAGEELFNQAPLRAASAPSLDWPGKREGITDRESEILALITQGKSNQEVAALTYLSPNTVKSYIRSIYRKIQVQSRTQAVIWGVGHGFSPDHHRIDHWLGGP, encoded by the coding sequence ATGCCCGCCGCCCGCACCCGCCCCGTCACGATCGCGCTCGTCGACGACTACGACGTGGTGCTGAAGGGCCTCGCCCACATGTTCGACGACTACCGCGACCGCGTGCTGGTGGCCGAGATCGATGCCAACGCCGCTCTCTCCGACGAGATCGACATCGTGCTGTACGACTCGTTCGCGCAGCCCGAATCCGACCACCACGAGATCGCGGAGCTGGTGCGCAACCCGCGGGCCCGCCGCGTGGTCGTCTACACCTGGAACTTCCAGCCCGAGCTGATCGCTGACGCCCGCCGCCAGGGCGTGCACGGCTACCTCTCCAAGGCGCTGCCCGCACGGGAACTCGTGGAGGCGCTCGAGCGGATCCACGCGGGCGAGGAGCTGTTCAACCAGGCGCCGCTGCGGGCCGCGAGCGCGCCGTCGCTCGATTGGCCGGGCAAGCGCGAGGGGATCACGGACCGCGAGTCGGAGATCCTCGCCCTCATCACGCAGGGCAAGAGCAACCAGGAGGTCGCGGCGCTCACGTACCTCTCCCCCAACACGGTGAAGAGCTACATCCGCTCGATCTACCGGAAGATCCAGGTGCAGAGCCGCACCCAGGCGGTCATCTGGGGTGTCGGCCACGGGTTCAGCCCCGACCACCACCGGATTGACCACTGGTTGGGTGGGCCGTAG
- a CDS encoding type II toxin-antitoxin system ParD family antitoxin codes for MASGQDRSASEVGRTGLRDMEDQEPRLEALRLALVAGEESGEAAPFDLDTFIADKRA; via the coding sequence GTGGCATCCGGGCAGGATCGATCCGCGAGTGAGGTGGGCCGGACCGGGCTCCGCGACATGGAGGATCAGGAGCCGCGGCTCGAGGCGCTGCGACTAGCGCTGGTCGCCGGTGAGGAGAGCGGCGAAGCAGCACCCTTCGACCTCGACACGTTCATCGCGGACAAGCGCGCCTGA
- a CDS encoding Fic/DOC family protein, with the protein MRLAELYRQPIDGHFDYPHMKAIHRHIFQDVYDWAGEERVAPVGSFMSKDGHSYYPAGPTLTEAAEAQYRQLADKDLLRGLDQREFVHELAESWGELNVIHSFREGNTRTQFVFFSQLAEQAGYRIESSRFAVGSPLREQFVEARFHSQDTGSNARLEEVLGRAVVPLPRPTSPGTTRPEGPSPSRAVHGVARPGPVAGGRVGGRDSGYGR; encoded by the coding sequence GTGAGACTCGCCGAGCTATATCGGCAACCCATCGACGGACACTTCGACTACCCGCACATGAAGGCGATCCACCGCCACATCTTCCAGGACGTCTACGACTGGGCCGGCGAGGAGCGCGTCGCTCCCGTCGGCTCCTTCATGAGCAAGGACGGGCACTCCTACTACCCGGCCGGTCCGACCCTCACCGAAGCAGCCGAGGCCCAGTACCGGCAGCTCGCCGACAAGGACCTCCTGCGGGGCCTCGATCAGCGGGAGTTCGTCCACGAGCTCGCGGAGAGCTGGGGCGAGCTCAACGTGATCCACAGCTTCCGCGAGGGCAACACCCGCACCCAGTTCGTGTTCTTCTCTCAGCTCGCGGAGCAGGCGGGGTACCGCATCGAGTCCTCCCGGTTCGCCGTGGGATCGCCGCTGAGGGAGCAGTTCGTCGAGGCCCGATTCCACAGCCAGGACACCGGCAGCAACGCGCGTCTGGAGGAGGTGCTGGGGCGAGCGGTCGTCCCTCTCCCGCGCCCGACATCGCCCGGGACCACCCGACCTGAGGGGCCGTCACCGTCGCGTGCGGTCCATGGCGTCGCGCGACCGGGCCCAGTTGCCGGTGGTCGTGTGGGCGGCCGAGACAGCGGCTACGGGAGGTAG
- a CDS encoding antitoxin VbhA family protein, which translates to MPHSQTSAAAAIAARDARAAESLAFADAALALAGHQVTDPVLIEISERAAREEITSEEAVAAIRRHVIG; encoded by the coding sequence ATGCCGCACTCGCAGACCTCCGCCGCTGCCGCCATCGCCGCACGCGATGCACGAGCCGCGGAGAGCCTCGCCTTCGCGGACGCGGCCCTCGCGCTCGCCGGACACCAGGTGACGGATCCTGTGCTGATCGAGATATCGGAGCGCGCCGCTCGGGAGGAGATCACGAGCGAAGAGGCAGTAGCCGCGATCCGTCGCCACGTCATCGGATGA
- a CDS encoding S66 family peptidase — MIPSTSSRFRKSVPKAEAGDRAAVLSPAFAAPGMAPVVHVQAMRRLQEATGLIPVEYPTTRRLGASAEDRAADITAAFADDSIRAIVSTVGGDDQVTVIPHVDIEELARNPKPFLGYSDNTNLHNLLAGLGIPSFYGGSTQVHLGAGPGIDDVHLRSLRAALIEGGELEITEPGESEDHGIDWTDPRALTEHGERTATEPWKWAGPAATVEGPTWGGCIEVIDQIAMAGRMPDLDRLEGGILLLETSEEVPSAASVKRWVRGLGERGILDVVAGVLVARPVTIVMGAPVPSPEERARLRAEQRDTVIEQIARYNPRAVVCVGVPFGHTRPQWILPHGGTVRLDGAAKTVHADYS; from the coding sequence ATGATCCCCTCCACTTCCTCCCGGTTCCGCAAGTCCGTGCCCAAGGCGGAGGCGGGAGACCGGGCGGCGGTGCTGAGCCCCGCGTTCGCCGCGCCCGGCATGGCGCCCGTGGTGCACGTGCAGGCGATGCGGCGGCTGCAGGAGGCGACCGGGCTGATCCCCGTCGAGTACCCGACCACGCGCCGGCTCGGGGCGAGCGCGGAGGATCGCGCCGCCGACATCACGGCCGCGTTCGCCGACGACTCCATCCGCGCGATCGTCTCGACCGTCGGCGGGGACGACCAGGTCACGGTGATCCCGCACGTGGACATCGAGGAGCTGGCCCGGAACCCCAAGCCCTTCCTCGGCTACAGCGACAACACGAACCTGCACAACCTGCTCGCCGGGCTCGGCATCCCCTCCTTCTATGGCGGATCCACGCAGGTGCACCTCGGCGCCGGCCCCGGCATCGACGACGTGCACCTGCGCTCGCTGCGGGCCGCGCTGATCGAGGGAGGCGAGCTCGAGATCACGGAGCCCGGGGAGTCGGAGGACCACGGGATCGACTGGACGGATCCTCGCGCGCTCACCGAGCACGGCGAGCGGACCGCGACCGAGCCGTGGAAGTGGGCCGGCCCCGCGGCGACGGTGGAGGGGCCGACCTGGGGCGGCTGCATCGAGGTGATCGACCAGATCGCGATGGCCGGGCGCATGCCGGACCTCGACCGGCTGGAGGGCGGGATCCTGCTGCTCGAGACGAGCGAGGAGGTGCCGTCGGCGGCCAGCGTGAAGCGCTGGGTGCGGGGGCTCGGCGAGCGCGGGATCCTCGACGTCGTCGCGGGCGTGCTCGTCGCCCGTCCGGTGACCATCGTCATGGGCGCGCCCGTGCCGTCGCCCGAGGAGCGCGCGCGGCTGCGGGCCGAGCAGCGCGACACCGTCATCGAGCAGATCGCCCGCTACAACCCGCGCGCGGTGGTGTGCGTGGGCGTCCCGTTCGGGCACACGCGGCCGCAGTGGATCCTGCCCCACGGCGGCACGGTGCGGCTCGACGGGGCGGCGAAGACGGTGCACGCGGACTACAGCTGA
- a CDS encoding DUF4365 domain-containing protein has protein sequence MPGRPQSHDNAEKSRRAFEERLPASWTFTAPTGDYGVDGDIEVFEAGFATGMHFLVQLKSVERLAGAPKKAIKNATRNYWAALDLPTLIVLWEAASGRIWWKWAHLVDDWGADPANKELTVIFEDEWSADTPNVVLDEVRAQRALKKVTRVSRSLWQ, from the coding sequence ATGCCGGGCCGGCCCCAGAGTCACGATAATGCCGAAAAATCTCGACGCGCGTTTGAGGAGCGACTCCCGGCCAGCTGGACCTTTACCGCCCCGACCGGGGACTACGGCGTGGATGGGGATATCGAGGTGTTTGAAGCTGGCTTCGCCACCGGCATGCACTTTTTGGTGCAGCTTAAGAGCGTCGAAAGACTTGCAGGCGCTCCTAAGAAAGCGATCAAGAACGCCACTCGTAATTATTGGGCTGCACTCGATCTCCCGACGCTTATTGTTCTCTGGGAGGCCGCCTCAGGCCGAATTTGGTGGAAGTGGGCTCATCTGGTAGATGATTGGGGGGCCGATCCGGCCAACAAGGAATTGACCGTCATTTTTGAAGATGAATGGTCAGCCGATACGCCCAACGTTGTCTTAGATGAAGTTCGGGCTCAGCGAGCTCTAAAAAAAGTGACGCGAGTCTCCCGGTCTTTGTGGCAGTGA